The Pyxidicoccus sp. MSG2 DNA segment CGCGCTTCGCAGGCGAGCGCCCCTTCCGCCTGGACCTGGCGGTGGAGGGAGATGAAGAGGAAGCCGAGCCGCTGGTGGAGCTGAGCGGGGCGCTGGACGTCCCCGCGGACCGCGAGCACGAGCCGCGCGTGAAGCTGGCGCTGGCCCTGGCGCTGCCCCCCACCCTCTTCGACGGGCTGGACTGGTCGGCCGCCACGCCCGGTACCGACGGCGTGGTGGACCTGGGCGCGCCGGAGAACGAGGCCGTGCGCAAGCAACTGCTGGACGCGCTGGCCGCACTGAAACCCGAGGCGGAGGTGAGCCGTGAAGACCGCTGACACGACAGACCCCTTGATGGCCGAGCACTCGGTGCCCGCCACCTTCACGCCCGGCGACCCGCTGCTCACGTGCGAGAAGCTGGTCATCGGCTACAACGACAAGCCCATGCTGCCGCCCATCGACATGGTCATCCGGCGCGGCCAGTTCGTGGCGGTGGTGGGCCGCAACGGCTCCGGCAAGAGCACCTGGTTCAAGACGCTGCTGGGGATGCAGCCCCCCGTGTCGGGTGAAATCCGCAGCAACTCGCCAGAGATGCGCAGCGCGTACGTGCCGCAGACGTCCGCCATCGACTCGCTGATGCCGCTGCGCGCGCGCGAGCTGGCAGGCTGGGGCCGGCTGCGCGGGTGGAGCTTCCTCTGGCCCTTCCCCCGGAAGGCGGACCGAGACGCGGTGGAGCGGGCCCTGGAGACGGCGGGGGCCAAGGCCATTGCCTCGCGGCCGTACCGAGAGCTGTCGGAGGGCCAGAAGCAGCGGACGCTGCTGGCTCGGCTCATCGCCACCGAGGCGGACCTGGTGCTGCTGGACGAGCCCACCGCCGCCATGGACGCCGTCGCCGAGCGCGAGACGATGCAGCGGCTGTGCTCGCTGGCGCACAATCGGGGCATGGGCGTGGTGGTGGTGGTCCACGACCTGGAGGTGGCCGCCGAGCACGCCGACATCCTGTTCTTCGTGGACCGGGAGACGTCCGCCTTCGTCATGGGAGACGCGCAGCACGTGTTCTGCCACCCCGCCTTCCGCCGCCAGTACGGCGACGAGTACTGCCAACGCGCACCCAAGGGACCCCACCGTGGAAACGATGCTCGCTGAACCCTCCAAGTGGCAGGAGTTCCTGGCGGGGTTCGAGCTGTTCCGAGACCCCCTGCTGTGCGCCCTCATCGCCGGGGGCGTGCTGGGCTTCCTGAGCGTGTACGTGGTGCTGCG contains these protein-coding regions:
- a CDS encoding metal ABC transporter ATP-binding protein; this encodes MAEHSVPATFTPGDPLLTCEKLVIGYNDKPMLPPIDMVIRRGQFVAVVGRNGSGKSTWFKTLLGMQPPVSGEIRSNSPEMRSAYVPQTSAIDSLMPLRARELAGWGRLRGWSFLWPFPRKADRDAVERALETAGAKAIASRPYRELSEGQKQRTLLARLIATEADLVLLDEPTAAMDAVAERETMQRLCSLAHNRGMGVVVVVHDLEVAAEHADILFFVDRETSAFVMGDAQHVFCHPAFRRQYGDEYCQRAPKGPHRGNDAR